Proteins encoded together in one Benincasa hispida cultivar B227 chromosome 1, ASM972705v1, whole genome shotgun sequence window:
- the LOC120067446 gene encoding dehydrodolichyl diphosphate synthase CPT3-like isoform X1, translated as MRVGNVCMNIWVILNQIFEYVISLFRSCAFIVLSMGSIPVHVAFIMDGNRRFAKKKKLAEGAGHRIGYLALTFMLKYCYELGVKYVTVYAFSIDNFRRSPKEVQSVMDLMLEKVELLIREESLVNQYGVRLHFLGNLNLLSEPVRRAVQRAMEATRNNNRAELAICVAYTSTDEIVHAVERSCEEKWNGMNSKSASGVGYGLSKLGVAKNGENSITVADVEKHMYTRVAPDPDMLIRTSGEARLSNFLLWQTSLCYLYSPSVLWPEMNFWHFLWAMLNFQRNNHHLVKKRKQL; from the coding sequence ATGAGAGTTGGAAATGTGTGTATGAATATTTGGGTTATACTTAATCAGATATTTGAATATGTAATTAGTTTATTTAGGAGTTGCGCTTTCATTGTTCTATCGATGGGTTCGATTCCTGTTCATGTTGCTTTCATAATGGATGGGAACAGGAGatttgcaaagaaaaaaaagctgGCAGAAGGGGCTGGCCATAGGATTGGGTATTTGGCTTTGACATTCATGCTCAAGTACTGCTATGAATTGGGTGTGAAGTATGTAACCGTTTATGCCTTCAGCATCGATAATTTTCGAAGAAGTCCTAAAGAAGTTCAAAGTGTGATGGATCTGATGTTGGAAAAAGTTGAATTGTTGATTAGAGAAGAAAGCCTTGTGAATCAATATGGAGTTAGACTTCACTTTTTAGGAAACTTAAATCTATTGAGTGAACCTGTCAGGAGAGCAGTTCAAAGAGCTATGGAAGCCACTAGAAACAATAACAGAGCAGAACTTGCTATCTGTGTTGCTTACACTTCCACTGATGAAATTGTTCATGCTGTTGAAAGGTCTTGTGAAGAGAAATGGAATGGGATGAATTCAAAAAGTGCAAGTGGAGTAGGATATGGTTTAAGCAAATTAGGTGTGGCTAAAAATGGTGAGAACTCCATAACAGTAGCCGATGTCGAGAAGCATATGTATACCAGAGTTGCTCCCGACCCTGATATGTTAATTCGCACATCTGGAGAGGCCCGCTTGAGCAATTTCCTTTTGTGGCAGACCTCTTTATGTTATTTGTATTCTCCTTCTGTACTTTGGCCAGAAATGAATTTTTGGCATTTTTTGTGGGCAATGTTGAATTTTCAAAGAAACAATCATCATTTGGTAAAGAAGAGGAAACAGTTATAA
- the LOC120067446 gene encoding dehydrodolichyl diphosphate synthase CPT3-like isoform X2: MRFAKKKKLAEGAGHRIGYLALTFMLKYCYELGVKYVTVYAFSIDNFRRSPKEVQSVMDLMLEKVELLIREESLVNQYGVRLHFLGNLNLLSEPVRRAVQRAMEATRNNNRAELAICVAYTSTDEIVHAVERSCEEKWNGMNSKSASGVGYGLSKLGVAKNGENSITVADVEKHMYTRVAPDPDMLIRTSGEARLSNFLLWQTSLCYLYSPSVLWPEMNFWHFLWAMLNFQRNNHHLVKKRKQL; the protein is encoded by the exons AT GAGatttgcaaagaaaaaaaagctgGCAGAAGGGGCTGGCCATAGGATTGGGTATTTGGCTTTGACATTCATGCTCAAGTACTGCTATGAATTGGGTGTGAAGTATGTAACCGTTTATGCCTTCAGCATCGATAATTTTCGAAGAAGTCCTAAAGAAGTTCAAAGTGTGATGGATCTGATGTTGGAAAAAGTTGAATTGTTGATTAGAGAAGAAAGCCTTGTGAATCAATATGGAGTTAGACTTCACTTTTTAGGAAACTTAAATCTATTGAGTGAACCTGTCAGGAGAGCAGTTCAAAGAGCTATGGAAGCCACTAGAAACAATAACAGAGCAGAACTTGCTATCTGTGTTGCTTACACTTCCACTGATGAAATTGTTCATGCTGTTGAAAGGTCTTGTGAAGAGAAATGGAATGGGATGAATTCAAAAAGTGCAAGTGGAGTAGGATATGGTTTAAGCAAATTAGGTGTGGCTAAAAATGGTGAGAACTCCATAACAGTAGCCGATGTCGAGAAGCATATGTATACCAGAGTTGCTCCCGACCCTGATATGTTAATTCGCACATCTGGAGAGGCCCGCTTGAGCAATTTCCTTTTGTGGCAGACCTCTTTATGTTATTTGTATTCTCCTTCTGTACTTTGGCCAGAAATGAATTTTTGGCATTTTTTGTGGGCAATGTTGAATTTTCAAAGAAACAATCATCATTTGGTAAAGAAGAGGAAACAGTTATAA